The Aphis gossypii isolate Hap1 chromosome 3, ASM2018417v2, whole genome shotgun sequence genome includes a region encoding these proteins:
- the LOC114130437 gene encoding uncharacterized protein LOC114130437 isoform X1, which translates to MAKWAKYTRKYVKEWESKVEFKGWLKKATDEQSANNDFKEAYCSVCKTVLRAHHGDLLSHSKTSKHISKMKCLVVQTQPKLSAYGVSNVSRENKHIDIMLAVHIATHSSIRSIDHLGEMLKVFGKGSNLENLKLHRTKCSKLILNVLSPSIVEDLVKDIGDIGYSLIVDESTDVSVNKYMAYCIRYFSKSKNQIRNEFLGFVIVERATAVALYDGCSTDIEILEIQWRNLTSLRYSDICDSSIPIQEKNTQEFWVDVLNIKETGGKKKFEDLALFVLQILSLPLSNAIVERVFSVMNCVKSKLRNRMQVDMLQAILRIRLHLNASKICCKSFKPTETMFHKFTSDMYDSPKITTSESESVDSATTLDEVMDIFISEGAQEINLYD; encoded by the exons ATGGCAAAGTGGGCAAAGTACACTAGAAAATATGTGAAAGAGTGGGAAAGCAAGGTAGAATTTAAAG gcTGGCTTAAGAAGGCCACAGACGAGCAATCAGCAAACAACGACTTCAAAGAAGCATATTGTTCTGTTTGTAAAACGGTACTAAGAGCGCACCATGGTGATTTGTTAAGTCATAGTAAGACttcaaaacatatttcaaaaatgaaatgtttagtAGTTCAAACACAACCTAAGTTAAGTGCATATG gaGTATCTAATGTATCAAGAGAGAATAAACACATTGATATTATGCTTGCTGTCCACATAGCTACCCATTCGTCAATTCGAAGTATCGATCATCTTGGTGAAATGTTAAAGGTATTCGGGAAAGGCTCAAACTTGGAAAACTTAAAACTGCATAGAACTAAATGTTCAAAACTAATTTTGAATGTGTTATCACCATCTATTGTAGAAGATCTAGTAAAAGACATTGGAGATATTGGATATTCTTTGATAGTTGATGAGTCTACTGATGtatctgtaaataaatatatggcttattgtataagatatttcagtaaatcaaaaaatcaaataaggaATGAGTTTTTGGGCTTTGTCATAGTTGAACGAGCAACTGCCGTAGCACTATACGATG gATGCAGTACGGATATAGAAATTTTAGAGATACAGTGGAGAAACCTAACATCTTTACGATATTCCGATATTTGTGATTCATCAATCCCTATTCAAGAAAAAAACACTCAAGAGTTTTGGGTAgatgttttgaatattaaagaaactggagggaaaaaaaaatttgaggaCCTGGCTCTATTTGTATTGCAAATACTTTCCCTACCATTATCCAATGCTATTGTGGAACGCGTATTTAGTGTTATGAATtgtgtaaaaagtaaattaagaaATCGTATGCAAGTTGATATGTTGCAAGCAATTCTTCGTATCAGGCTTCATCTTaat GCCAGTAAAATATGCTGTAAGAGCTTCAAACCCACAGAAACAATGTTTCATAAGTTTACATCTGATATGTACGATTCACCAAAAATCACTACATCAGAATCAGAAAGTGTGGATTCGGCTACAACATTAGATGAAGTTAtggacatttttattagtgaaGGTGCCcaggaaattaatttatatgattaa
- the LOC114128347 gene encoding tubulin monoglutamylase TTLL4-like isoform X1, with the protein MNNKSYSILTKDMINNSEHDETVPENCFCPVCNVHMNRIKRSRPLDTHQEHNAFSPDGMKERWCPIDRLQTLRTNGYQTTDHSSERLIKLNPYPILDTDPILDNLNYSNALSKSPHSLGNKKKDYSTQTMYEIEQNGRHNDVFQYHNNSRQWEENENCVDQEEFKNIDQFNYTSIKKYDVHMRQPPVHRQRKILPTVPPKPLISTNCTHKIGCSSLTNGHLNNTSPKNKDIMDIPNQKILVNHVRKAVLVPVVSKETYKSMNHIKDTLKVKESLIITKEDEQIHEQTSSKPELILNSDVYEKSKLSDNNCKILNPKTRWQTDNINNTTVFPINSIKTHVELTSEIDAQISLESPKVQPLNKRIEQDFVIDEPNKLAFDHLFSGTQKQKDNFEYHSALRPSLFSNMPPYIRFSSHDIKGESFPLSLQKLLKWKLSSITPIVVRRTIQNSGFKLVRKSNDWVGTWGKHMKSLCFKTLREQQKLNHFPGTFQIGRKDRLWKNLHRLMLKYGKEHFGFIPTSYILPQEARILRQVWEKNDEDKWIVKPPASARGTGIRVISKWSQIPKKVPLVVQRYIDNPYLINDTKFDLRLYILITSINPLRIYLYDNGLVRFASVKYSSDLNTLCDRYMHLTNYSINRLSSQYTQNEDADACQGHKWTLRSLWTYMEKERKVDVKKLWESLEDLIVKTVISGESPMSQMCRSNLSNRYNAYELFGIDVLFDEYLKPWILEVNISPSLHSSSPLDLAVKGPLVQDLMNMVGYHIPNKMSSSTHNTLLKMLGVKSPLCYDKRLYTFNLSAKEKEKQEYYTNVESREEYIDSILDDLLPDDIRHLIIYEDELTQIGSFQKVFPTTSSFKYHQYFDGSRYYNMLFDAWECKYNKNREEGIAVLEKLCQLKIHLEVPDIDEEQSKTCDIHQNTQMEVEKSDNDKLIDQHQAVISHFSMSAAERRHMVYTSITMSDEGDWISDDFPFDDDSTSATSHPMVS; encoded by the exons atgaacaataaatCATACTCAATATTAACCAAAGACATGATTAATAATTCTGAACATGATGAAACTGTACCAGAAAACTGTTTTTGTCCCGTATGCAATGTACATATGAATAGAATAAAGAGATCTCGACCACTTGATACTCATCAAGAACATAATGCATTTTCACCAGATGGCATGAAAGAACGGTGGTGCCCTATCGATCGGTTACAAACTCTTCGTACAAATGGATATCAAACAACAGATCATAGTTCAGAAAgactgataaaattaaatccctATCCAATTTTGGATACTGATCCTATATTAGACAATTTAAACTACTCTAATGCATTATCCAAATCGCCTCATTcattag gaaaCAAAAAGAAAGATTATTCAACACAAACTATGTATGAAATAGAACAAAATGGTAGACACAATGatgtttttcaatatcataataattcaagGCAATGGGAAGAAAATGAGAACTGTGTAGATCAAGaggaattcaaaaatattgatcaatttaattatacatcaattaaaaagtatgatGTGCACATGAGACAACCTCCTGTTCATCGCCAACGCAAG ATATTACCAACAGTTCCTCCTAAGCCTCTTATTTCCACAAATTGTACACATAAGATAGGATGCTCATCTTTAACCAATGgtcatttgaataatacaagTCCAAAGAATAAAGATATCATGGACATTCCAAATCAGAAAATACTTGTCAACCATGTACGAAAAGCTGTACTTGTACCTGTAGTATCAAAAGAAACATATAAATCAATGAATCATATTAAAGATACACTTAAGGTAAAAGAATCATTGATAATTACTAAAGAAGATGAACAAATTCACGAACAAACAAGTTCAAAACCagaattaatacttaatagtgaTGTctatgaaaaatcaaaattatctgataataattgtaaaatattaaatcctaAAACTAGATGGCAaactgataatataaataacacaacTGTGTTTCCTATTaa ttcaaTTAAAACACATGTGGAATTAACTTctgaaa TAGATGCTCAAATAAGCTTAGAATCTCCAAAAGTGCAACCCCTAAACAAAAGGATAGAACAAGATTTTGTAATTGATGAACCAAATAAATTAGCTTTTGACCATTTGTTTTCAG gtactcaaaaacaaaaagataattttgaatatcattCAGCCTTAAGACctagtttattttctaatatgcCTCCATACATACGATTTTCTTCTCATGATATTAAAG GTGAATCATTTCCATTGTCTTtacaaaagttattaaaatggaaACTGAGTTCCATAACTCCAATTGTTGTACGTCGAACTATTCAAAATAGTGGTTTTAAACTTGTTAGAA aatctaATGATTGGGTTGGAACTTGGGGTAAACATATGAAATCATTATGTTTCAAAACACTTCGAGAACAGCAAAAACTTAACCATTTTCCGGGTACTTTTCAAATTGGTCGCAAAGATAGATTATGGAAAAACTTGCAtagattaatgttaaaatatggtaaagagcattttggttttatacccacatcatatatattacctCAAGAAGCTAGAATTTTAAGACAAGTTTGGGAGAAAAATGATGAAGATAAATGGATTGTTAAAccg ccAGCATCTGCTAGAGGAACTGGAATTCGTGTTATATCAAAATGGAGTCAAATACCAAAGAAGGTACCTTTAGTTGTACAGAGATATATAGATAAtccatatttaatcaatgacaCCAAATTTGATTTAAGACTCTATATACTTATCACTTCAATTAATCCACTTCGTATATATCTTTATGATAACGGACTTGTACGATTTGCTTCAG TTAAGTATTCATCTGATCTTAACACACTTTGTGATCGATATATGCATTTgacaaattatagtattaacagACTTAGTAGTCAGTATACTCAAAATGAAGATGCTGATGCATGTCAAGGTCATAAATG gacATTACGGTCATTATGGACATACATGGAGAAAGAACGCAAAGTTGATGTTAAAAAACTGTGGGAGAGCTTAGAAGATCTAATTGTAAAAACAGTTATTAGTGGTGAATCACCTATGAGTCAAATGTGTCGTTCAAATCTGAGTAATAGATATAATGCATATGAATTATTTGGAATAGATGTTTTGTTTGATGAATACCTTAAACCTTGGATACTAGag gtCAATATATCTCCTTCATTACATTCATCTTCTCCGCTTGATTTGGCTGTCAAAGGACCATTAGTCCAAGATCTAATGAATATGGTTGGTTATCATATCCCAAACAAGATGTCTTCCAGTACACAT aATACTTTACTCAAGATGTTAGGAGTAAAATCTCCACTATGTTATGATAAGAGATTatatacattcaatttatctgctaaagaaaaagaaaaacaagaatattatacaaatgttgAATCCAGAGAAGaa tatattgacAGTATATTAGATGATCTATTACCTGATGATATTCgacatcttattatttatgaagatGAACTTACACAGATTGGCTC atttcaaaaagtatttccAACAACTTCATCTTTTAAATATCATCAATACTTTGATGGTTCCAGATATTACAATATGCTTTTTGATGCATGggaatgtaaatataataaaaacagagAAGAAg gTATTGCTGTACTAGAAAAGTTATGTCAGTTAAAAATTCACTTGGAAGTACCAGATATTGATGAAGAACAATCAAaa
- the LOC114130437 gene encoding uncharacterized protein LOC114130437 isoform X2, which yields MAAQKERCYSARTLYEMYKDGSNLLYFNFLKPILKEVTDINLLFQSTNSDITKVYGDLKLLLVSVVKRIIKPSFLRYDIDMCPNALLIDEIDRISKALSNPHALLPLESVDFGFAFTELAKKNIVSPEDLKSVQNRCFAFMLRLCEELLKRLPHNTKTIQKLRYFDPKMVFSPISPRFIDLPLELLRCSTDIEILEIQWRNLTSLRYSDICDSSIPIQEKNTQEFWVDVLNIKETGGKKKFEDLALFVLQILSLPLSNAIVERVFSVMNCVKSKLRNRMQVDMLQAILRIRLHLNASKICCKSFKPTETMFHKFTSDMYDSPKITTSESESVDSATTLDEVMDIFISEGAQEINLYD from the exons ATGGCAGCACAAAAAGAAAGATGTTACAGTGCACGGACATTGTATGAAATGTACAAAGATGGttcaaatttgttatattttaattttttaaaaccaattttaaaagaaGTTACTGATATTAACTTGCTTTTTCAAAGCACTAATTCAGATATCACCAAAGTGTACggagatttaaaattacttctaGTTTCAGTTgttaaacgtattataaaaccaaGTTTTCTTCGTTATGATATTGATATGTGCCCAAATGCTTTGCTTATTGACGAAATTGACAGAATATCAAAAGCATTATCAAACCCGCATGCGCTTTTACCTTTAGAATCTGTAGATTTTGGCTTTGCATTTACAGAGcttgctaaaaaaaatattgtttcaccAGAAGATTTAAAATCAGTACAGAATCGTTGTTTTGCATTTATGTTACGCCTTTGCGAAGAACTGCTGAAACGGCTACCGCATAACACTAAAACAATTCAAAAGTTACGGTATTTTGATCCCAAAATGGTTTTTTCGCCTATTTCACCTAGATTTATTGATCTTCCGCTTGagcttttaa gATGCAGTACGGATATAGAAATTTTAGAGATACAGTGGAGAAACCTAACATCTTTACGATATTCCGATATTTGTGATTCATCAATCCCTATTCAAGAAAAAAACACTCAAGAGTTTTGGGTAgatgttttgaatattaaagaaactggagggaaaaaaaaatttgaggaCCTGGCTCTATTTGTATTGCAAATACTTTCCCTACCATTATCCAATGCTATTGTGGAACGCGTATTTAGTGTTATGAATtgtgtaaaaagtaaattaagaaATCGTATGCAAGTTGATATGTTGCAAGCAATTCTTCGTATCAGGCTTCATCTTaat GCCAGTAAAATATGCTGTAAGAGCTTCAAACCCACAGAAACAATGTTTCATAAGTTTACATCTGATATGTACGATTCACCAAAAATCACTACATCAGAATCAGAAAGTGTGGATTCGGCTACAACATTAGATGAAGTTAtggacatttttattagtgaaGGTGCCcaggaaattaatttatatgattaa
- the LOC114128347 gene encoding tubulin monoglutamylase TTLL4-like isoform X2, whose product MNNKSYSILTKDMINNSEHDETVPENCFCPVCNVHMNRIKRSRPLDTHQEHNAFSPDGMKERWCPIDRLQTLRTNGYQTTDHSSERLIKLNPYPILDTDPILDNLNYSNALSKSPHSLGNKKKDYSTQTMYEIEQNGRHNDVFQYHNNSRQWEENENCVDQEEFKNIDQFNYTSIKKYDVHMRQPPVHRQRKILPTVPPKPLISTNCTHKIGCSSLTNGHLNNTSPKNKDIMDIPNQKILVNHVRKAVLVPVVSKETYKSMNHIKDTLKVKESLIITKEDEQIHEQTSSKPELILNSDVYEKSKLSDNNCKILNPKTRWQTDNINNTTVFPINSIKTHVELTSENAQISLESPKVQPLNKRIEQDFVIDEPNKLAFDHLFSGTQKQKDNFEYHSALRPSLFSNMPPYIRFSSHDIKGESFPLSLQKLLKWKLSSITPIVVRRTIQNSGFKLVRKSNDWVGTWGKHMKSLCFKTLREQQKLNHFPGTFQIGRKDRLWKNLHRLMLKYGKEHFGFIPTSYILPQEARILRQVWEKNDEDKWIVKPPASARGTGIRVISKWSQIPKKVPLVVQRYIDNPYLINDTKFDLRLYILITSINPLRIYLYDNGLVRFASVKYSSDLNTLCDRYMHLTNYSINRLSSQYTQNEDADACQGHKWTLRSLWTYMEKERKVDVKKLWESLEDLIVKTVISGESPMSQMCRSNLSNRYNAYELFGIDVLFDEYLKPWILEVNISPSLHSSSPLDLAVKGPLVQDLMNMVGYHIPNKMSSSTHNTLLKMLGVKSPLCYDKRLYTFNLSAKEKEKQEYYTNVESREEYIDSILDDLLPDDIRHLIIYEDELTQIGSFQKVFPTTSSFKYHQYFDGSRYYNMLFDAWECKYNKNREEGIAVLEKLCQLKIHLEVPDIDEEQSKTCDIHQNTQMEVEKSDNDKLIDQHQAVISHFSMSAAERRHMVYTSITMSDEGDWISDDFPFDDDSTSATSHPMVS is encoded by the exons atgaacaataaatCATACTCAATATTAACCAAAGACATGATTAATAATTCTGAACATGATGAAACTGTACCAGAAAACTGTTTTTGTCCCGTATGCAATGTACATATGAATAGAATAAAGAGATCTCGACCACTTGATACTCATCAAGAACATAATGCATTTTCACCAGATGGCATGAAAGAACGGTGGTGCCCTATCGATCGGTTACAAACTCTTCGTACAAATGGATATCAAACAACAGATCATAGTTCAGAAAgactgataaaattaaatccctATCCAATTTTGGATACTGATCCTATATTAGACAATTTAAACTACTCTAATGCATTATCCAAATCGCCTCATTcattag gaaaCAAAAAGAAAGATTATTCAACACAAACTATGTATGAAATAGAACAAAATGGTAGACACAATGatgtttttcaatatcataataattcaagGCAATGGGAAGAAAATGAGAACTGTGTAGATCAAGaggaattcaaaaatattgatcaatttaattatacatcaattaaaaagtatgatGTGCACATGAGACAACCTCCTGTTCATCGCCAACGCAAG ATATTACCAACAGTTCCTCCTAAGCCTCTTATTTCCACAAATTGTACACATAAGATAGGATGCTCATCTTTAACCAATGgtcatttgaataatacaagTCCAAAGAATAAAGATATCATGGACATTCCAAATCAGAAAATACTTGTCAACCATGTACGAAAAGCTGTACTTGTACCTGTAGTATCAAAAGAAACATATAAATCAATGAATCATATTAAAGATACACTTAAGGTAAAAGAATCATTGATAATTACTAAAGAAGATGAACAAATTCACGAACAAACAAGTTCAAAACCagaattaatacttaatagtgaTGTctatgaaaaatcaaaattatctgataataattgtaaaatattaaatcctaAAACTAGATGGCAaactgataatataaataacacaacTGTGTTTCCTATTaa ttcaaTTAAAACACATGTGGAATTAACTTctgaaa ATGCTCAAATAAGCTTAGAATCTCCAAAAGTGCAACCCCTAAACAAAAGGATAGAACAAGATTTTGTAATTGATGAACCAAATAAATTAGCTTTTGACCATTTGTTTTCAG gtactcaaaaacaaaaagataattttgaatatcattCAGCCTTAAGACctagtttattttctaatatgcCTCCATACATACGATTTTCTTCTCATGATATTAAAG GTGAATCATTTCCATTGTCTTtacaaaagttattaaaatggaaACTGAGTTCCATAACTCCAATTGTTGTACGTCGAACTATTCAAAATAGTGGTTTTAAACTTGTTAGAA aatctaATGATTGGGTTGGAACTTGGGGTAAACATATGAAATCATTATGTTTCAAAACACTTCGAGAACAGCAAAAACTTAACCATTTTCCGGGTACTTTTCAAATTGGTCGCAAAGATAGATTATGGAAAAACTTGCAtagattaatgttaaaatatggtaaagagcattttggttttatacccacatcatatatattacctCAAGAAGCTAGAATTTTAAGACAAGTTTGGGAGAAAAATGATGAAGATAAATGGATTGTTAAAccg ccAGCATCTGCTAGAGGAACTGGAATTCGTGTTATATCAAAATGGAGTCAAATACCAAAGAAGGTACCTTTAGTTGTACAGAGATATATAGATAAtccatatttaatcaatgacaCCAAATTTGATTTAAGACTCTATATACTTATCACTTCAATTAATCCACTTCGTATATATCTTTATGATAACGGACTTGTACGATTTGCTTCAG TTAAGTATTCATCTGATCTTAACACACTTTGTGATCGATATATGCATTTgacaaattatagtattaacagACTTAGTAGTCAGTATACTCAAAATGAAGATGCTGATGCATGTCAAGGTCATAAATG gacATTACGGTCATTATGGACATACATGGAGAAAGAACGCAAAGTTGATGTTAAAAAACTGTGGGAGAGCTTAGAAGATCTAATTGTAAAAACAGTTATTAGTGGTGAATCACCTATGAGTCAAATGTGTCGTTCAAATCTGAGTAATAGATATAATGCATATGAATTATTTGGAATAGATGTTTTGTTTGATGAATACCTTAAACCTTGGATACTAGag gtCAATATATCTCCTTCATTACATTCATCTTCTCCGCTTGATTTGGCTGTCAAAGGACCATTAGTCCAAGATCTAATGAATATGGTTGGTTATCATATCCCAAACAAGATGTCTTCCAGTACACAT aATACTTTACTCAAGATGTTAGGAGTAAAATCTCCACTATGTTATGATAAGAGATTatatacattcaatttatctgctaaagaaaaagaaaaacaagaatattatacaaatgttgAATCCAGAGAAGaa tatattgacAGTATATTAGATGATCTATTACCTGATGATATTCgacatcttattatttatgaagatGAACTTACACAGATTGGCTC atttcaaaaagtatttccAACAACTTCATCTTTTAAATATCATCAATACTTTGATGGTTCCAGATATTACAATATGCTTTTTGATGCATGggaatgtaaatataataaaaacagagAAGAAg gTATTGCTGTACTAGAAAAGTTATGTCAGTTAAAAATTCACTTGGAAGTACCAGATATTGATGAAGAACAATCAAaa